DNA from Mucilaginibacter mallensis:
CGGTTATCCCCTTGCGGTCAATTATATATTGCGCAAAGTTGATATGCCCCATACCCTCCACTAAAATATCCAACACCGGATTTTTAGTAGTACTCACAGGTAACTTTACGCTCCATTTGCCGCCGTTACGATAAACGGTATCAATAAACTTTCCGTCCAAAAATATGAGTGCATAATCATGCGGCTCGGTAATGGTTAATGTTCCGTTTTTATGACCAATTAATTTGGTGCGATACAACATAAGGCCCTGATTTTGACCAAAATATTCCATAGGCAACGGTTGAGGCGAATTAAAAGGCTGTGGAAGTTGTTGCCAAATACTGGTAAAAGGCTTTAATGTTATAGGTCGAATGCTGATTGTTTCAATTGATTTAGGAACCTCGGGTATTTTATAGCTAACATATTTTGCGATAAGGTTACGCAACATAAAATACTTAGGTGTAGGCTGACCTTGCTCATTTATAGGGGCGTCATAATCATAGCTGGTAACATCCGGCTGATATTGTGTTGACGAGAAAGCGTTGGCACCGGCATTAAAGCCAAAATTTGTTCCGCCATGCACTACATACAAATTGAAAGATTTATGATGCTCAAGCAAATAGGTTATATCTTTTTTTATATCAATAGTATCTATTTTGGCCCATTTTTCCTTCCAATGCGTTAGCCAACCCGGATAAGTTTCACTGCTAAATGATGGCACATTAGGATTATAATCGTTTGACTGTTCAAAATCTGCATCGCTGGTTCCGCTATCAAGGCCAATAGCCGCACCCATGATGTTACCGGCTTCCAGCATATAGGGAGTGGCACCATCTGCGGTATAAAAAGGCACATTAATACCATTTTGCTGCCACAATTGCCTTAATGTTTCCAGGTATACTTTGTCATTACCATAGCTGCCATATTCATTCTCAATCTGCGACATCAAAATCGGACCGCCATTAGTACACAGCAATGGACGCACCTCGGCAGCAAGATGGCTAATATATTGTTTAACCGCAGCCATATACCGGGTATCCATACACCTGACTTTAATGTCAGGTATTTTTAGCAGCCAGGTCGGCAAGCCGCCAAAGTCCCATTCGGCACAAACGTAAGGTCCCGGGCGCAGCAATACCCACATTCCTTCTTCTTTACAAATCCTGATAAATTCAGCGATATTATGGTTACCGGTAGTAAAATCAAATTTACCGGGGCTGACCTCCTGGTAATTCCAGAAAACATACGCAGCAATGGTATTGCAGCCCATAGCTTTCGCCATACGGATACGGTTTCGCCAGTATTCCCTCGGAATACGTGCCGGGTGCATTTCGCCGCTGATGATTTGAAACGGCTTTCCATCCAGCAGAAAATCTTTTTTACCGAGACTAAACATATGTTTTTGCTGAGCAAAGCAGGCAGCAGATAAAAAGAGGAAAAATAATGCGAGAAGATTTTTTTTCACGGAATAATGGCTTTTAATTAATAATCAGCTATAAAATATTTAGGCCTTACCTTTATAGTTATAATTTCCAGTATATACCGCTTTTAATTGATACCAGGATTTTGCATATCAATTAGCGATACATCCTTAAATAATAACATACCTCAGCTATTTCTATTGATCTAGATGATTACGATAATGCAAGGTAATATGATTAGATAAACATGGGAATAAAAACACAGCGCAAACGTTTGATACCCCTGGTATAGGTGATAACTTAAATACTACGGACTTGATAATTATTCTATTTTAGCCAGGATGAAGCGGGACAAGAGCTGAAAATAACAAATAATCAATGCTGATTTATGATGATTAGTCGCTTGGAAAATCATCTAAATCAATTTTATTTTTAGGTATGGCTAAGTGCTTAGTAAATTTTCTGAGCATAGGGTACCAGACTTAGCAACTTAAACAAGCTATCGCATTTTGTAATTCCTGCTGTCCCGTTCAGCTTAAAATACCAGAACTCCTCCACATCCCCGTCATTCATGCTCATTTGAGTAAAGCCTTGTGATTTATGTTCGGCAAGCTCCCAATTGGCTATAACTTTATAGTTAACCTTGTTTCGGTAGCTAAAACAAGCCGTGCGGTCAATGCTGAAAAGAGGCTTATCCGTTACAGTTTGTGTAATCTCATAGTCCTTGTATTGTGAAAATTCAGTAACGCTATCGGTTTTGTCGTGTGTAATTGCCCCTAAAATTAATGGACGTTTATTTGTCGGCATTTTTGCTATGGCGTTTAACGCTAATAATGAAGCAGCCTTATGCGCGCCATGTGTTGAAGGCTCTGGTAAAAGGCAAAATACCAGGTCATAATGATTATCGGCGAGCAGTTTATTCAGCTTTTTATTAACAGCCTTTACGTCCCAACTGGTATCCAGCGGATCATGCTCACTTAAGCCATAATGGCTATCCTCCTGATTCATAAAATAATAATGAGCCACTCCTAACACATGACCGGCATTCTTCAACTCCCGTTTCCTAATCCTCGGCAATTCACTCCTGCCTATCTTTTGGTCTGTAAGTACAAGCCCATAATAACTTTCAGCCAGTGTGGCATATTTATACCCCGCTTCGCCATCAGTGATCACAAACAGATCAATTATTCCGTGATGCTCTTTAGCAATTTTGTATAGGGTTACTGAAAAAACGCTCTCGTCATCAGGGTGAGCTATAACTACCAGTACATGAGGGACTTTATTATTAATTTGAGCATTTGAATTAATGGATAAGCAGCAAAAAATCAGGAAAACAATATATCGGAGAATAGGGAAACGCAGCATATTTTATGAATATCATACAAATTTATTATTTATTCTATAAAATCTATAGACATTATAGAATATAAGTGTATATTTGCCAACATACATAATGAAAGGATTTATTTTGCTGACCTCATAATAATTGTCTTCTCATAACTAGGTTTATAATTGGTTGTAAGGGGTTCCTGCTCATCAGGAGCCCTTACTTTACCTTTTAAACCTAATATATGATTAGCGATTACTGGCTGGTTGTAAAAAAGACACAATCCACTAAAATTTTATACATATACATTTGTTCCATGATCACCGTTAATAAAATATGTTGTTGTTGCCATTAAGCCAAACCTTGCTTAAACAACCCTATATTTTATAAAACTCATGCCTTTTCGATATTATTTTCTGCTTTTCTTACTTTGTTTTGGTTGCTTAACCACCACGGTTAAAGCTCAGTCGCCTGTTTATTTAGCAGCAGTTGAAAAACAGCTTAGAAACGTCACCAGTAGCCCGGAAGTTGCAGAAATCACTAACGATAACCTGAGCAAACCACAACAAAGAAAAAGGCTAATGGCCTATCTTAAAGGTATTGAAGCAGCTGATGTGAATTATAACCAGGCCAGGGTACGGCATTTATACAGGCTGGCAAATCTATTTACAAAACTACGCCTGTATCCGCTTGCAATGAAGTGCTTTTTTAAAACCATTCAGTTTGACACGGATAGTATTAGTACAGGAAATTTATCCATCACTTCTGTTGATGATTCTGCCCTGGAAAAACAGGTTGACCTTCTGGGACCTGATACTAATAAAGAGGTAAAAAGTAAACCAATTAGCTGCGACAAAATTGTTAACACCTTTAACGATGGTAAAACGGCTATTGCCTATGCCTTAATATTCCATGTTAAACAACCGGTGAGGGGGAAACCCAGGATATTTAAATTCGCAAATACCGGTCATACTTTTATTACGCTCATTAAATACAATTCAGATTCTACTTACGCGTCAATTTCCTTTGGCTTTTATCCTAAAAAAGACAACCTGCTATCGGCTACGCCTATTATTCCCTCTACTTCGTCAACATTTAAAGATGACTCAGAACATGCCTGGGACGAGGTTGTAGGTAAATTCATATCAAAACGCAGGTTCTGGAAAATACTGGCACTTACTCAACAGTATAACAATGTTGCCTATCATCTTTCCAAAAACAATTGTACCGATTTTGGATTAAAGGCGGCAGCATTAGCCGGACTGGATATCTGGGATACCAAAGGCAGTTGGCCATTGGGAAGTGGTAATAATCCTGCCTTTACCGGCCAGAGTATCATCGGCGGTAAATTCGACAATGCCGATACAGGCAACGCCAAAGATTTGCTGATTAATTTAAATAACTGATATATTATATGGATAATTTTAAAATATTAAAAGAACTGATAGCGACGGCAGAAAAAGATGCGGCCTCTTTTTATGAAAAAGGCAACAGCGCCGCAGGTACCCGCCTGCGTTTAACGCTACAGCAAGTTAAAGTTTCGGCAACCGCGATCCGCCAGGAAATAGTGGAGAAAAAAAGGAGAAAATAATGGATAGGGATGCCTTTGATATCATTTATAAAAACTATTGGCTGCCAATATATAACTCAGCTTTCAAACGCTTATTTGATCCTCAAAAGGCATCAGAAATAACTCAGGAAGCTTTCTTTCAATTGTGGTTAAACAAAGAGCAGGTAAATGCTGAGGAAGTGATTATTTTTTTGCTAAAAGCAGTAAGAAATGAAGTCTTCAAGTTGATGAAAAAGGAATGCATTTATATTGTAAATCCTCCACGAA
Protein-coding regions in this window:
- a CDS encoding glycoside hydrolase family 35 protein, with amino-acid sequence MKKNLLALFFLFLSAACFAQQKHMFSLGKKDFLLDGKPFQIISGEMHPARIPREYWRNRIRMAKAMGCNTIAAYVFWNYQEVSPGKFDFTTGNHNIAEFIRICKEEGMWVLLRPGPYVCAEWDFGGLPTWLLKIPDIKVRCMDTRYMAAVKQYISHLAAEVRPLLCTNGGPILMSQIENEYGSYGNDKVYLETLRQLWQQNGINVPFYTADGATPYMLEAGNIMGAAIGLDSGTSDADFEQSNDYNPNVPSFSSETYPGWLTHWKEKWAKIDTIDIKKDITYLLEHHKSFNLYVVHGGTNFGFNAGANAFSSTQYQPDVTSYDYDAPINEQGQPTPKYFMLRNLIAKYVSYKIPEVPKSIETISIRPITLKPFTSIWQQLPQPFNSPQPLPMEYFGQNQGLMLYRTKLIGHKNGTLTITEPHDYALIFLDGKFIDTVYRNGGKWSVKLPVSTTKNPVLDILVEGMGHINFAQYIIDRKGITDRVTLEGMTLMNWQIYPLPMNEDFVQQLKPLNFDKSANTKGLFFSGDFNLEKTGDTYFDLSKYSKGIVYINGHNLGRYWNVGPQQRLYCPASWLKKGHNQIIVFDFHQAEAREVSGVTSLQ
- a CDS encoding PIG-L family deacetylase → MLRFPILRYIVFLIFCCLSINSNAQINNKVPHVLVVIAHPDDESVFSVTLYKIAKEHHGIIDLFVITDGEAGYKYATLAESYYGLVLTDQKIGRSELPRIRKRELKNAGHVLGVAHYYFMNQEDSHYGLSEHDPLDTSWDVKAVNKKLNKLLADNHYDLVFCLLPEPSTHGAHKAASLLALNAIAKMPTNKRPLILGAITHDKTDSVTEFSQYKDYEITQTVTDKPLFSIDRTACFSYRNKVNYKVIANWELAEHKSQGFTQMSMNDGDVEEFWYFKLNGTAGITKCDSLFKLLSLVPYAQKIY
- a CDS encoding histone H1, which gives rise to MDNFKILKELIATAEKDAASFYEKGNSAAGTRLRLTLQQVKVSATAIRQEIVEKKRRK
- a CDS encoding RNA polymerase sigma factor, which produces MDRDAFDIIYKNYWLPIYNSAFKRLFDPQKASEITQEAFFQLWLNKEQVNAEEVIIFLLKAVRNEVFKLMKKECIYIVNPPRMLFEHLPLPGAN